Below is a genomic region from Anguilla anguilla isolate fAngAng1 chromosome 18, fAngAng1.pri, whole genome shotgun sequence.
AATGTGGAAACGCAACTGGTCCTTACGCATAGGCCAATATGTTAGTCAATAATGGCGATACACAACTGGATGAGTCAGTCTGAGGTTATTTGTGTCTTTGTCCATGTCAGCACATCATTCGCCTGAGGGGTttaagatgtgtgtgtggggggggggggggattcctcACTGTTGATTGGTCAAATTGTGAATTTATCACATCAAACTATCTGTCGCTAGGAAACAAAGATCTGCCATGAAAGAACGGGAGGGCAAAAGAAAGGGAGaacgggggagagagacagaagcgctttcgtttcatttcatttgagtGGCTATGTGATGTCAGAAGGGCTGAAAGCGTCAAAttgattttaatgaaatacaaaaaaaaatatttttgtgtcaCAAATGTGACATTGTGATGTTTCACAGAACTGAAAGGCGGAATCCTGAAAAGCAAACCCCCTGTTTCATCTCATCAGAAGAAGTATCGCGGTGGGAATCTGCTATGGGGCCAAATTCAGGCCGAAGGGCCAGCCTGGGGAGCGGGTATCAGTCTCTGCCTGTACGGAGTGGGTCTGAGCGGGCAGGAGCAGACCATCATGGGGCCTCTGTGGAGGTTGTGGACTGGGGTAAAGCAGGTGTGCTATAGGACTGCATGGGGCAtgtagatatgtgtgtgtgtgtgtggcaaagGTATTCATGTCCACAGGTGTGTAATGGGTAGGTATTTTTGCATTGTTGGTCATCTCTTTGTTTGGACCAATCAGCAATCCCCATCAGTCGTCATGACAACAAGTACTTCGCTCTTGCCCATCTCTTCAAGTGCGGTCGCCAAGGAGACCAGGTCTGCATCACCTTGGTGACAGGCTTCCCACAGGTCGAGAAGCACACCTGTGGGGCTGGGTTTTGTTGCAAAGTAATTTAAgtacctgagagacagagagcgagagagagggagagggagagagagaagaaagccATGCTTTTAGGCATCCATaacaaatttgttttcacaatataattaatataatttgggcaaacataatttaaaattagACCcttaagcgcacacacacaaacctatacacacacacacacacacacacacacagaatataacCGACACACTCTGACACTGTCAATGCCCACCTGTCAAAGCCCAGGCTTTCTGCCAGCAGTCTCCAGTCGCACCCGCGGGCGCTGGGGGCATCCAGACTGGCACAGATCTTCATGCGGATGGAGCCGGGCAGCCGAAAGGCGTAGGGCCCCACCTGGGAGGAGGGCACGCAGGGGCCCCCAGACGGGagcggggagtggggggggcagagtctGGGGcgacagggggaggaggagaggaatgcTCAGCGTTACTACGGGGCCCAGAGTCTAGCGGGtctgtggtgtctgtggtgtctgtggtgtctgtggtgtctgtggtgcctgtggtgtctgtggtgtctgtggtgtctgtggtgCTGGCGAGCCACGGCGTGTGCGGTACCTCCTGGATGTCGGTGTGCAGCTGGAATATCtggccctccccctccacctggCGCACGCAGATCTTGCAGGTGAGCTGCGACACGGCCATGCCGCTGCGCTCCAGGCTGAAGGTGCAGTGCAGGGGCCGCTGGCTGCCACTCCAGATGTGGTAGAACGGGATCTCCTGCAAATAAAACCACCGGTTCACACGAGGATTGTGGGAATGCTAGTCCTCCACACCTGCAGAGACCCTAAATGGGAGTAACAGGCTACCTGTAGCTTTGAAGAAACCtttaaggtagataagatttcagtcaaattAACTACAGACTGGATAGACttccaaaggaggctattttgtcAGGAAAGTTGtatctaagattattttttaagtataaCTAATCTTTGCTTGTTATTGTGAGTAGgaattgaataaaaatgtttgtatgtTGGTCTGCTATTcaattaactgaattattctctacctaaagtaaaaaaaaaatgcacgtgGCCTAATACTTCTGGCCTGCACTGTACAAAGAACGGCTGGTTTACTTGTTCCCAACGAGGGAACCTGAGTGTTCTTAGTTGATTGGTGGTGCCTCTGACCTGGTACTTGGCAAGAAGTTTGCTCCTCCAATGGGAATGGGGGATGTCATGGATTGACAGGCGCAGGTTGTGATAACTGTCCTTGAAGAGGAGGAGCTTAGGATCCTCCAACAGAACACCACCCAGGCTACGCTCCAGCTCCAAGACCTCCTGCAGAGAGAACAatgggggcgagagagagaaggggacagagagagagagagagggaaagagattgTCAGTCTGTGAAACTACTCAGGAAAGAAATGCTTAGTGATCCTTTATTTACTCGAAAGGCACTAAACCAGAGAACATTACAGAGCTTagacaaataaaactgaaaaacagcatGAGCAATGACACAGGCACAGAATTCCACAGGAACAGAATTCCACAGGCACGGAATTCCACAGGAACAGAATTCCACAGGTAAAGAATTCCAAGCAACATATACATGTGTAGACTTACAGGAAAATACAGCTAAATTTCAACCATGAAAACATGTCCCTTCTTAGTGTACAAATGGTGGGGTgcaggagcctatcccagtgtgcattgggcgagaggcaggaataaacccaGGGCtggtcaccaatctatcacagggcacacacaccattcacacctaTGGGCACTTTAGAGTCTCtgattagcctacctgcatgtctttggactgtgggaggaaacccacatggacacagggagaacatgcaaactccacacagcccCTTCTTGCTgagaggcaacagtgctacccacggTGCTGCCCCAGCTCATaaaggtttttcattttaattttaaagtactacataaataaaaaccttaCCCTAGCATTGTAGGGCATACACAGTACTTATATTACACTGCACCAAATTACACAGCAGCTAAAAACAATCTAGTtctcacatattttaaatgtgatgtttaCCGTAACACCCTCTGACTCTATATGTataattgccttttaattgtaCCCTGTTCTCCGATCCCCGcctttacacattttatttagaaaGTGCTTCGAACGCCCTGTATAAATCAAGCAAGTCATTACGAGTGTACAGAcgggcgagggagggagggagggagggagggggagaggggcggggggcggacCTTGAGGGCGTAGGGCGTGTCCTGGGTGCAGTACACGCGCAGGCTGTAGTCCAGGGACAGGCAGGGGGCGCGCGGGGCGAACAGGGCCAGCTGCAGCCGCTTGCAGGCGGGCTGGGGCGGAGCCGACTGCCCCACCAGGCTGTAGGTGCCCAGCTGCTCCATCAGGACGTGGCagctctgctcctccagctgcaggaaGCAGGGCGACGACAGGCTCTCCTCCCCCACCGTCAGCACCTCCTGCAGGCGGGGCACGGCATCGCACATCAGCTGCTCGTATTGAATTCAACGCTGTATGTACGCGCTCCTATTATGTTTTAGTGCTTTATCGAAGAAGATAACAGATAATTGcatttcttctgtttcttcCCTTTGTACAAACATGATTTTATCCACCATTTTTTAATAGTCTCTCAGTTGATTATTTCCATGGATATGTCTGATCTCTGGGAGTGTACACAGACAGCAACCTGCTGAGTGAAAGCCTTGCTGCCTGGATAATGCTATGGCTCTGACCGCAgtcccatctctctctgctctcgcCCGATCCCTCCCCCACCTGTGTGCGCTCGCtccctcttactctctctccctgcctgtctgtctgtctgtttttctctgtctctctctctctcgctccctctcactctctctccctgtctgtctgtctgtttttctctgtctctctctctcgctccctctcactctctctccctgcctgtctgtctgtctgtttttctctgtctctctctctctcgctccctctcactctctctccctgcctgtctgtctgtgtttctctgtctctctctctctctctcactctccatctgtctgtctctctctcaggtctctctctcacctcccagCCTCCCTGGTGTGTCTGCGTCTTGAGGGTGAGGGTCCAGTCGGGCGTGTCCAGCTGGGCGCAGTGGGGGAGGGTCAGCACGACCGGGCGGCTCAGGAGCATCCCCGAGGGCCCGCAGCACACCACCGGACTCAACACCGTCTGACCGCCCTCCGACGGCAACCTgaacgtcaaaaaaaaaaaaaaacaaggaacacAAAAACTCAAACTCGAACATAGAAACTCAAATCACAAGAAGCGTTCGGACCAGCTGTGCGCTTCCAGCAGACAAACCTGCCGTGTTTCCGCTCTAAGAAAGAGGTtagtgagggagggggcggggctacgcCTGTCACTCACGTGGTTTTCTCCCACTTGTTGATGATGAGGTACATCTCATAGAACTTCCCCTGGGGAATGGCCCCCGGAGGCACCAGCAGGCTCACACCTGGGGGAGGCCAAGAGATGAGAGAGGTCACAGAAGAACGGGGGTTACCTTTGTGTGCTGCACTGCTGTTTGTGTTACCTGTGTTGGGGTGATGTTGGTGTTACCTGTGTTGGGTAGTGTTTGTGTTGCCTAGGTTGGGGTGGTATTTGTGTTACCTGTGTTggggtggtgtttgtgtgtcttaCCTGTGTCGGGGTGTTTGTATGTATTACCGGTGTTGGTGGGGTGGTTGTATTACCTGTGTTGGGTTGGTGTTTGTGTTACCAGTCTTGGGAcagtgtgtgttacctgtgttgGGTAGTGTTTGTGTTGCCTATGTTGGGGTGGTGGTTGTATTATCTGTGTTGGGTTGGTGTTTGTGTTGCCTGTATTAGGGTGGTGGTTGTGTTACCTGTGTTGGAGTGGTGTTGGTGTTACCTGTGTTAGGGTGGTGTTGGTGTTACCTGTGTTGGGGTGGTGTTGGTGTTACCTGTGTTGGGGATGGTGAGCCTGCCCCCCAGGCAGCCCAGCGTGGCGCTGGCGCAGCTCCCCGGCTCTCTGGGGAGGGTGCGGCTGTGGGGGTCCCGGGGGCCGGAGCCCACCGTCCTCAGGCTGAGGATCTCCCCGTCCGCAGAGCTCCCCCCGGTGGGCAGCTCCAGCGACGACAGCGTGGACGAGTTGTACACTTTTATCTTCAGGCTGGGCAGCGGGTCCAGGAGCGGCGACGTCGTCATGGGGATCTTGTGGGCGTCGGCCGCGCTCTGCTGCAGGGCGTAGAGGGGCCCCCGGAGGGAGCCGGCCGTGGCGGTCAGGTCAGGGGGGGCCGACGCGTGGAGCAGGTGGGGgttatctggggggggggggggggggaggacagagcTGGTAAAACTGACCTGTGTATACGCTGGCTTTACCCACCAGGGGGAGCTGTCACgcccagagaggagggaaggggtgGAGAGAACGGCAGGGTAGTCCAGGGTGGGACAGGGGGGGTGggacagaaaagagagagggatggatagAGTGATAGacaagagggaaagggagagtgagaaacagaAGAAAGATAAAACGGGGTTCCGTTGGCTCACCCTGTCGAGGTGGTTTGTAGTTGCCGGGGTGGAAGGCCGCAGTCAGCGCTGAGGAGGAGTCTGTGATGTCGCCATGGAGATGCCGGCAGCTGCGGCGGTAGGCCAGCACCGCCACgcacagcaccagcaccacaCATAGCAACAGCGCCCCCACCAGGCCCGCGTACACCGCGACACCAGCCCCAGGATCCAGAgctgggggcagaggagggcagagggtgAGAAACTAACTAGACCCAACAACCGAACGGGCTGCCAACTCATGCTTGGACAGGACATAGACACAGGTGAGTTAGAACCAACAACACTATGGATGAGTAGGACACAAGTCATCGCTCCATTTTTTCTTATTACTATTTCTCCAACAGCTGGATCAGAATGTCAGACGCTGTTTTCATCAAAGACAGTACTAGGATAATACAGTATGGACCTAGCGGTGGTCTGTGATtttaaactgcaaaaataaatttcagcCGCTCAATCGCTTAAATCCTTTTATAAAGCGAGACACAACCAAGGCAGACAGATGCCGCCAAACATAAATCTGCTGGCttaatttcccagcatgcaacagcAAGCTCCCATGGATGTCACATCGATCTGTGTGCAGTACCAACCCTTCATCTGTGGACTGCAGTACTGACCCGTTAACGTCAGAGCAAAGGCCCACGTTCTCATCATCTTCAGCGAGTTTGAAAACGGTCCACAGCCCGATGGAACAGATCCCTAATTCTCTTCAGAATTAATATTTATCAATTACCATTCTATTTATAATTATCCTGAAATGACGCCTCATGATTCATCGTCAATGGTTGTTAATTTATTCTGGTAGATATTCGTAATGATTTCTGATTAGTGTGTTAAAAACCAAATTATTTATCTCATGTTTATTAACGATAATTTAGGAGCGTGTGATTACTGAAGACACTGGAGGAGGCCAGAAGGAGAAAAGGAATGAAGGACATTTTAGGGGTTACGACAGGGTCAATGCTCCAATCCTTGTACAGTCAGCAATGAATATgagtgagaacacacacacgcacacagacatggacCACTAGAGACGATAATATCTCAAACAAGACCGGACAGGAGGGCAAGGTGTGTCCTTAAATGTGATCGAGAATTCagtcactgtacacacactcgcgcgcgcacacacacacaaggggttGACTCGAAACACAGAACATAAAGAAAGGCTGTGAAGAG
It encodes:
- the unc5b gene encoding netrin receptor UNC5B isoform X1 yields the protein MLSPRIHRGQGLGPLVVLFLFCGSSVAEADGSDYSEVLPDSFPSAAAEPLPEFQLEPEDGFIVKNRPVQLRCRAAPATQIYFKCNGEWVNQNDHVTRESLDQITGLVVREVDISVSRTQVEELFGLEDYWCQCVAWSSAGTTKSRRAYVRIAYLRKNFEQEPLGREVRLDQEVLFQCRPPEGIPPAEVDWLKNEDVIDSSQDSNFLVTIDHNLIIKQARLSDTANYTCVARNVVAKRRSSTATLIVYVSGGWSSWTEWSECNVRCGRGWQRRTRTCTNPAPLNGGAFCEGAPFQRITCTTLCPVDGGWTEWSKWSACGTECTHWRSRECQAPPPRNGGRHCSGSMMESKNCTEGLCTRNKKVSIEHASHPLDPGAGVAVYAGLVGALLLCVVLVLCVAVLAYRRSCRHLHGDITDSSSALTAAFHPGNYKPPRQDNPHLLHASAPPDLTATAGSLRGPLYALQQSAADAHKIPMTTSPLLDPLPSLKIKVYNSSTLSSLELPTGGSSADGEILSLRTVGSGPRDPHSRTLPREPGSCASATLGCLGGRLTIPNTGVSLLVPPGAIPQGKFYEMYLIINKWEKTTLPSEGGQTVLSPVVCCGPSGMLLSRPVVLTLPHCAQLDTPDWTLTLKTQTHQGGWEEVLTVGEESLSSPCFLQLEEQSCHVLMEQLGTYSLVGQSAPPQPACKRLQLALFAPRAPCLSLDYSLRVYCTQDTPYALKEVLELERSLGGVLLEDPKLLLFKDSYHNLRLSIHDIPHSHWRSKLLAKYQEIPFYHIWSGSQRPLHCTFSLERSGMAVSQLTCKICVRQVEGEGQIFQLHTDIQETLPPPLPAPVWGPLRALLPGGALRLSAARLHPHEDLCQSGCPQRPRVRLETAGRKPGL
- the unc5b gene encoding netrin receptor UNC5B isoform X2; the protein is MLSPRIHRGQGLGPLVVLFLFCGSSVAEADGSDYSEVLPDSFPSAAAEPLPEFQLEPEDGFIVKNRPVQLRCRAAPATQIYFKCNGEWVNQNDHVTRESLDQITGLVVREVDISVSRTQVEELFGLEDYWCQCVAWSSAGTTKSRRAYVRIAYLRKNFEQEPLGREVRLDQEVLFQCRPPEGIPPAEVDWLKNEDVIDSSQDSNFLVTIDHNLIIKQARLSDTANYTCVARNVVAKRRSSTATLIVYVSGGWSSWTEWSECNVRCGRGWQRRTRTCTNPAPLNGGAFCEGAPFQRITCTTLCPVDGGWTEWSKWSACGTECTHWRSRECQAPPPRNGGRHCSGSMMESKNCTEGLCTRNKKVSIEHASHPLDPGAGVAVYAGLVGALLLCVVLVLCVAVLAYRRSCRHLHGDITDSSSALTAAFHPGNYKPPRQDNPHLLHASAPPDLTATAGSLRGPLYALQQSAADAHKIPMTTSPLLDPLPSLKIKVYNSSTLSSLELPTGGSSADGEILSLRTVGSGPRDPHSRTLPREPGSCASATLGCLGGRLTIPNTGVSLLVPPGAIPQGKFYEMYLIINKWEKTTLPSEGGQTVLSPVVCCGPSGMLLSRPVVLTLPHCAQLDTPDWTLTLKTQTHQGGWEEVLTVGEESLSSPCFLQLEEQSCHVLMEQLGTYSLVGQSAPPQPACKRLQLALFAPRAPCLSLDYSLRVYCTQDTPYALKEVLELERSLGGVLLEDPKLLLFKDSYHNLRLSIHDIPHSHWRSKLLAKYQEIPFYHIWSGSQRPLHCTFSLERSGMAVSQLTCKICVRQVEGEGQIFQLHTDIQEVPHTPLCPPHSPLPSGGPCVPSSQVGPYAFRLPGSIRMKICASLDAPSARGCDWRLLAESLGFDRYLNYFATKPSPTGVLLDLWEACHQGDADLVSLATALEEMGKSEVLVVMTTDGDC